CGATGTGAAATCTCTTGTGTCTGGTTCAGCTCTGAAAGGAAATGCTTTATTAAATCTTCTTTGTGTGAGATTTCAAGCTGCCTCTGGACTGGAAAATAGGACCATTCCAGTATGTGGCATACAATCAGGAACTGAAGTCTTTAGTGCAGAGTTTTCTGCAGAGGAAGCTCTGATCAGCGTAGACACGTAACTCGGAGGGCTCAGGATTCAGAAAGCTGAATTAGACACAGTACACCCACACTCTGCTGTGCACCTCTTCCACCGGTACCCCCAAAACGCTTCACAGAATAAATCATGCTGGCAGCAACACCCAGGCATTAGGAAAGGCAGCACAGGTGGGCGTTAATTCACCCCACTgaatccaaaccatcctgtggcCAGTGGGTCGCAGGTCCATTATCTCATTCCCACTGGAACATAATACTTGCCCTGACTGGTCTCCTTTGCACTGGTTATCCTGGAAGTCTCTAGGCTCACTGTGCTTTTGGCCACGATCTGGCCACATTTGGGGAAGTTACAGCTTCTCGCCGTCTCTGTCCAGCACCAGCACTCGTTGCTGGCAGCTGGCAGCTCACAGCTCTTCCCCGGTAAAGCAGGACTGTGCCACCCCCGAGTACTCACACCAAGTGTctactaaaaagaaaaggagaggaccAGGCACAAGAAAGAACAAGGATGAGAGGCTCCCGGAGCACTCCCTCATATCGAACAATCTCCTTTGCCCTTTTGCATGTCTTGTCTCTCCCCCTGTGCTTGGCCACGGAGTTGGGAAAGTGAGACCTGACCAGCGACAGGACAGGCAGCATCAACcacatttcctcctcctcttacCCCCTTATTTCACACCACAGTGTGTCTGGAGCTGAAGCACCTTGAATCCCAATCCACCTGCTGGAAATTGCAGGGTTGAAGTTCCTGATCTGCTTTCTCCAAACCCCACCAGGAAAGCGTCCTGAGGGGCTGAGATACACCGAGCATTCCCCTTCCTCTGCACCGCCCCCCTGCAGACGATCTCCTTGCCTACCTTTTATTGCTGACAAGAAGCAGGACGGAGCCGTTCTGGATATTAGCTTCTTTGAGAGTCTCGTGCTCCTCAAGCTGCCTGGAGTTGTAATAAAATGTCTTCTTCCAGGAAGTGACGCCCTCCCGTACTAAGTGAGCCCGTAGGTCCATCACCGTGTCTCTGGGCTTGACCGTCAGGGGCATCATCAGGTCCTCATCAGCCAGGTGCACCTTAATGTGGTACCTCTTCCAGCGAGAAAGGCTCCTTCGCAGCGTGTCCATCCTCCGCAGCTCACCGGGGCCAGTGTGGCAGAGAGGAACATCCAGCTGGGAGGTCGGTAAGGCAGGGATGTGGCTCTGAAGAGGCTGTCTGCCGTGAACGGCTTAAAATGTCCTGCCAAACCTGTTCCTCCCAGTTGCCGTGCCGCGTGCTTCACATTCCAGGGAAGAGCTCACCTGGCTCCAAGAGCCTGCTGGCTGGGAAACGTCTCCATGAATCATTTCCACACACCCCTAAATCCCATAATAATTATAACGTCTTCACAAAGTGCCCTTCATTCCAGTGACTCTCAGAGGACTTTAAAGCTGGATCTCGATGGCCATTAGAAACGTGGGTGCATGTGAGAAATGAATGGGTTTAGTAACCTCATGTCTCTGGCTCTAAAAAGCTGCCAGCTATGGGGTACAACAAAGTAGGTGCTGAGGAACCTCACAACTATTTAACGTGgcctttttaatgaagaaaagtacTCTGCATAGTGAAAAATTCCTCATGAGGGAGAGCCAGAGCATCTCAAAGGAggcacagagcctggctggtgTGAACACCCCTCGTTAGTGCAGTTTCCCCCGAGGAGATATGTGCACAGTGATTGTAGGCAAACAGGCAGGGACCCCCCAAAAGGAGCAGGACTCAGTCATTGCTTGTCACACCATCACATATCTAATATTGACTCACACGTGCTCCTCGCTGGTTCATCATCTtgatttcctcttccttttagaTCCCTGCCTAATTGAAGGGCTGGTCGTATCCTGCTGTAGCACGTGAGCAGGGACAGCATCACGGGGCTGCAGGCACACCACGCAGACAGGCGACAACCCGGGCTTCGAATACCAAGAGGAACAAGCAATACTTTGGTAAGTACAACGACACCTCCGAAAGGGAGGAAGCAATGCCAGCCACGGGAGCTGGCTGTAATTGAATGATCCTGCAAGAAAGACTCTGGCAGTCACAAGATGATACTTCAGAGCAAACATCATCAAGATaaggaagtctttttttttttttttctttttctcaaaaagaTCAAGTCACCCTCTTATCTTGTAGGTAATTTCCTGTAGCCCATATTACAGGAACTAATTCCCTTGTCCATTCTCCTCAACGCAGACCAGTATTTTCAGACCAAAGTACTGCGAGATAGTTGACTTCAGAGTCTGCTCTTCATTAAAAAGGGCCTATTAGATAACAAACCAAACTGTCAGATTTTTAGATGCGGTAACAGTCAGCTCCCATTGAGACAGTCACCTCCCAAGAGATGTCCCCTATCCCACTGACAAACAAGGAGGTTTCCACCCTGTCTTCACAcctcccttcttcttccctccccgGCACGTTGTCTCTGCcaagaacagcagcaaatatCTTCAGTGACACCACAGGCCATGGAGATTTCTCTCTGCACTTGAGAAGAACTGAAACTTCTACCAGCAAGGTTTTCTTTCTAGATTCACTCACCGTAAAGGTATGATCGTTTTGGTGGGGACTCCGATTCTTGGGTCCTCACTCTGCCGCTGAGTTGCTGCAAAGGCTTGAGATGAGTCACGTCGTGCCTTCGTGTTTCTGTTTGCTCACCTCAGGACTGCTGCACCGTGTGACACGTGTCCATTAAGCACCTTATGGGAAACAGGAGCAGCTTTCAGCACAGTCATGGTCTGGGAGCATTTAAAAATGCCTGGCTCTACAGGTATGTCAATAACCTTGTTGAAGACAGGACAACACCACCCCAATGAGAGCAGGAGAAATTGAGGCACGGAGCGGTACAAAGCTGTtataacaaaaaaataccaaaggtTAGGCTCTGGTCCCCATATCAAGGCACCTCAGTGAGAGGTCTCATTTTTGGAGACCTACAAACGCTTACAAGCCTGGGGCCTGCTGTACCCTCCTTCATTGGGGTGACATTCACCGAGGGAGCCAAAATCCGTCCCTGGTGTAAAGCCAGAGTCTCGGGGGTAAAGCAAGGGTCTGATCCAAGTCCCACTGCCATCCAAGGGCAGGCTCTCATTGACGGCAGCCAGAACTGGATCAGGCCCCAGACACACTGAGGTCTGATGGCTCCGGCCAACAGAATTTGCCCACCGAGTGCCAAGGGAAGCATAAGGCATTTCTTATTGCAGCAGAGCCCGTCTGGTGTCAGCGAGTCCATCAGCTCCATCCTTCCAGCATACGTGACAGCCTGACAGCTGCCAAATACCTCCCTCAGACACCTTTCAGACGGCTCCTGTTTATTTTTAGGACATCTCTTTCCAGTCGAGGCTCAGATGCGCATCATTACATAGATAGGGGGGATGGTGGCAGAGAGAAAACACACAgctatcattttttattttttgcctatGATGTGGTTGCAAACTTCTCTCCTGTACCCCCATCCACACATATTGCAACCTTTGATTTTATGAAGAGAGATGATATTCCAGCCTATGAAAGCCAGGATAAGGAGAAGAATAGCAGTGAAGTCAGCTTATGAAATATTGAAGCAGTGAAACCCTCACTGGAACACGTGAATGTCTAATGCCAGTTccaattaattttgaatttttcattaaACCATTATTAAAAGCAAGAGGACAGCCGAAATAAGGGAAATTGACTTGGGCAGTATATTAAGTACCTTAGTTTTGCTGGAGGATGTTTTATTATCTGTCCAAAGCAATTATTTCACCAGCTCCTGACGGTTTGTGGGCTAAACAGAGGTACAGGATAAAGTTCTACATGGTCTTTCCTCAAAGTTATTTTAATCTCTATCCCCTGCCCTGCACCGTGCAGCCCACTTGGGTGATGTCTCCGGCATGTCGTATCTAGAGGACAAAGCATGGAGTCACGAGTTCTGAGAATCTCTGATAATGTGTCACTCTGGCATTATTtacaaatcaaataaaaacttATTGACTTAAGCTTTTCCCCACATTGAGGGCAAACAGAAGACATGCAAACATTCAGAGAAACATTCATTAGGAAAGCTTGAAAAGCAATCTAAAACCCAGGTgggctatgattttttttttgttgggaaagaaataaagcaacagcatttataaaatgttgtctcctctgctgctctgcaagCTTCCTTACTCCATTGACTAGAGCAAAAGAGAAACACCTGCCTAAATTAGGTGCTTCATTAAGATGCCTCAAGCTGGATGAGGTGATCCTGGGCCTTAGAATGTCTTCTTATAATCCCAGAATAGAGACACCCATTTCTTaggcaggttttggggtttttttggcaatggctgtgttttgctgcttgcTGTGCTGTTCTCCTTGCAGAGGACAACAGAGAAGTGGGATGTTGCTctagaaggaaataaagaaactttTATTTCCTAGTAACAATCATAGGGAAATTGCAACATCTGTGGAAAATTTGACCCTAATTCCCCTGGCAGAGCCTGTAAGTCTTTGAGGAAACCGCTCTCAC
This region of Numenius arquata chromosome 25, bNumArq3.hap1.1, whole genome shotgun sequence genomic DNA includes:
- the TINCR gene encoding TINCR ubiquitin domain containing: MDTLRRSLSRWKRYHIKVHLADEDLMMPLTVKPRDTVMDLRAHLVREGVTSWKKTFYYNSRQLEEHETLKEANIQNGSVLLLVSNKR